From a single Oceanobacillus kimchii X50 genomic region:
- a CDS encoding FtsK/SpoIIIE family DNA translocase: MAAKKRKKKRKNSKQVKRLKIELVGLLLIFLAIFGSGAAALSDGAIPGWLENLFQFFFGIWYFIASVFLLVAGFYLLIKRKLPDFLHRRMIGFYILLAGVLMLTHIQVLESLLVTTENTSIIGMSWTLFFDYVNGTGTLVQTGGGMFGAILFTFSHYMFSITGSKIVVVFCLLIGAIFLTNLSIGEVTSKIFTKVKALINLTKEKWTQYQSERKERKHQAYIDDESRQAENEIEDNLVTEIDVSEREEPFINDFTDVAYQDNVPQATENKAPAKQKQAQSTKIDQSLADDSKDEAMPMTARENHDYELPMPDLLADPSYNSQQQEKSQIQATVRKLEKTFTSFGVKAKITKVHVGPAVTKYEVYPEAGVKVSKIVNLHDDIALALAAKDIRIEAPIPGKSAVGIEVPNKEIAMVSLREVLDKTWSNKTSKLLYALGRDISGEAVVGELNKMPHLLIAGATGSGKSVCVNGIITSILMRAKPHEVKMMMIDPKKVELNVYNGIPHLLAPVVTDPKKASRALKKVVAEMERRYDLFSETGTRNIEGYNEYIRKQNLASEEQQPHLPYIVVLVDELADLMMVASNDVEDSITRLAQMARAAGIHLIIATQRPSVDVITGVIKANIPSRIAFSVSSATDSRTILDSGGAEKLLGRGDMLFMPVGSSKPTRVQGAFLSDEEVERIVDHCIEQQKASYQEEMIPEETNEVVEEVDDDLYEDAVQLISEMQSASVSMLQRRFRIGYTRAARLIDAMEDRGIVGPYEGSKPRAVLVPKPTEEQTTSS; encoded by the coding sequence ATGGCCGCGAAAAAAAGAAAGAAAAAAAGAAAAAATTCTAAGCAAGTAAAGCGATTAAAGATAGAGTTAGTTGGCCTACTTCTTATATTTCTTGCAATATTTGGTAGCGGAGCAGCTGCGCTAAGTGATGGTGCTATACCAGGATGGCTGGAGAATTTATTTCAATTCTTCTTTGGTATTTGGTACTTTATTGCATCTGTATTTCTACTTGTAGCAGGATTTTACTTATTGATAAAACGAAAATTACCAGATTTTCTACATCGTAGAATGATTGGATTTTATATTCTTTTAGCTGGTGTACTGATGTTAACGCATATTCAAGTATTGGAAAGTTTACTAGTAACAACAGAAAACACCTCTATTATTGGAATGAGTTGGACATTATTTTTTGATTATGTAAACGGAACAGGTACGTTGGTTCAAACTGGTGGAGGAATGTTCGGGGCAATTCTTTTCACGTTTTCACATTATATGTTTTCCATTACTGGATCAAAAATTGTTGTTGTCTTTTGTTTGTTAATTGGTGCTATTTTCCTTACGAATTTATCAATTGGAGAGGTGACTTCTAAGATATTCACTAAGGTAAAAGCGCTTATAAATTTAACTAAGGAAAAATGGACGCAGTATCAATCTGAAAGAAAAGAAAGAAAGCATCAGGCATATATTGATGATGAAAGCAGACAAGCTGAGAATGAAATAGAAGATAATCTGGTGACAGAGATTGATGTTTCAGAAAGGGAAGAACCATTTATCAATGATTTTACAGATGTAGCATATCAAGATAATGTACCGCAAGCCACAGAGAATAAAGCACCAGCTAAACAAAAACAAGCCCAAAGTACGAAAATTGATCAAAGTTTAGCTGATGATAGTAAAGACGAAGCAATGCCAATGACAGCTAGGGAGAATCACGATTATGAACTTCCTATGCCAGATTTATTAGCAGATCCATCTTATAACTCGCAACAGCAAGAAAAGTCACAAATTCAAGCTACAGTACGTAAGTTGGAAAAAACATTTACAAGCTTTGGTGTGAAAGCAAAAATTACGAAGGTACATGTTGGCCCAGCTGTTACGAAATATGAAGTATATCCTGAAGCCGGGGTAAAAGTTAGTAAGATCGTCAACCTTCATGATGATATTGCACTTGCTTTAGCAGCAAAAGATATTCGTATTGAAGCACCAATTCCAGGGAAATCTGCTGTTGGAATAGAAGTTCCAAATAAAGAAATTGCAATGGTTTCTTTACGAGAGGTGTTAGATAAAACCTGGTCTAATAAGACATCTAAACTTCTTTATGCTCTTGGTAGAGATATATCGGGTGAAGCTGTTGTTGGTGAATTGAATAAAATGCCCCATCTATTAATTGCAGGTGCGACCGGAAGCGGAAAAAGTGTTTGTGTCAATGGCATAATTACGAGTATTTTAATGCGTGCAAAACCTCACGAAGTTAAAATGATGATGATTGATCCTAAAAAGGTAGAACTTAACGTCTATAATGGTATTCCCCACTTGCTAGCACCAGTTGTAACTGATCCAAAGAAAGCATCAAGAGCACTGAAAAAGGTTGTAGCTGAAATGGAAAGACGTTATGATTTATTTTCTGAAACAGGAACAAGAAATATTGAAGGATACAATGAATATATTCGAAAGCAAAATCTAGCATCTGAAGAACAGCAGCCACACTTACCTTACATTGTTGTTCTTGTAGATGAGTTGGCAGATTTAATGATGGTAGCCTCAAATGATGTGGAAGATTCCATTACGAGATTGGCACAAATGGCTCGTGCAGCAGGAATTCATTTAATTATTGCTACACAACGTCCTTCGGTAGACGTTATTACAGGTGTTATTAAGGCAAATATTCCATCACGTATTGCATTTAGTGTATCCTCTGCGACAGATTCACGTACCATCCTTGATTCAGGAGGAGCTGAGAAATTATTAGGAAGAGGCGATATGTTATTTATGCCCGTAGGTTCTTCAAAACCAACACGTGTTCAAGGTGCATTCTTATCTGATGAAGAGGTAGAACGTATTGTAGACCATTGTATTGAACAACAAAAAGCATCTTATCAAGAAGAAATGATTCCAGAAGAAACAAATGAAGTAGTTGAAGAGGTTGATGATGATCTTTATGAGGATGCAGTTCAACTCATTTCAGAAATGCAAAGTGCTAGTGTATCAATGTTACAGCGTCGATTCCGGATTGGTTATACTAGAGCTGCAAGACTGATTGATGCTATGGAGGATAGAGGAATAGTAGGTCCTTATGAAGGGAGTAAACCAAGGGCAGTCTTGGTTCCTAAACCTACAGAAGAACAAACGACTTCCTCGTAA
- a CDS encoding MGDG synthase family glycosyltransferase, which translates to MKSNNGKALFLPFMQIPTGHHHVAEALMDELNKSNHSIQSEKVDILAYSYGKLERIVSNTYLLWIRFIPHTYNWMYDQVANSELTSNRKILFEFLFLSFFKRLIKETKPEILFCTHALPSYLAGRLKSTHNLSAIIVNVYTDYFVNNIWGIDGIDYHIVPSVQVKFHLMRKGVKEQNIFVTGIPVHGAFYPKPIAFQTNKINILVTGGSLGIGDIDELLPHKSSLKNLHYYVLCGKNKRLYETLKNRRNIRITPIPYINNKQEMNRIYDKVDAVLTKPGGVTVSECLKKKKVIFISNTLPGQERINLDQLKYLGLVIPINLHNQTVENQIVSFFSSKSRRRQYQANMERYHSSLENKSMIEILDLIIKK; encoded by the coding sequence ATGAAAAGTAATAATGGAAAGGCATTATTTCTACCTTTTATGCAAATTCCTACAGGTCATCATCATGTAGCGGAGGCTTTAATGGATGAACTTAATAAGAGTAATCATTCTATTCAATCAGAAAAAGTAGATATCCTCGCATATAGCTATGGAAAGTTAGAAAGAATAGTTTCAAATACCTATCTATTGTGGATTAGGTTTATTCCACATACATATAATTGGATGTATGATCAAGTGGCTAATAGTGAACTAACAAGTAATAGAAAAATCTTGTTTGAGTTTTTGTTTCTATCTTTTTTTAAACGACTAATAAAAGAAACCAAACCTGAAATACTTTTTTGTACGCATGCGCTACCTTCTTATCTTGCAGGTCGCTTAAAAAGTACGCATAACCTTAGTGCTATTATCGTAAATGTCTATACGGATTATTTTGTTAATAATATATGGGGAATAGATGGTATAGATTATCATATTGTTCCTTCTGTACAGGTAAAGTTTCATTTAATGCGTAAAGGAGTGAAGGAACAAAATATATTTGTAACCGGTATACCAGTACATGGAGCATTTTATCCAAAACCTATTGCGTTTCAAACCAATAAGATAAACATATTGGTAACTGGTGGAAGTCTCGGAATAGGAGATATAGATGAATTACTGCCACATAAATCTTCACTTAAAAATCTTCATTATTATGTATTATGCGGAAAAAATAAACGTTTGTATGAAACATTAAAGAATAGGAGAAATATAAGGATTACCCCTATCCCTTATATTAATAATAAACAGGAAATGAATAGGATTTACGATAAAGTAGATGCTGTACTAACAAAGCCCGGCGGTGTTACTGTAAGTGAATGCTTGAAAAAGAAGAAAGTCATATTTATTAGCAATACCTTACCTGGTCAAGAGAGAATCAATTTAGATCAATTAAAATATTTAGGATTAGTTATTCCGATCAATCTACATAACCAAACAGTGGAAAATCAGATTGTAAGTTTTTTTTCTAGCAAATCAAGAAGAAGACAATATCAAGCTAATATGGAAAGATATCATAGCAGCTTAGAAAATAAATCAATGATAGAAATATTAGATTTGATCATAAAAAAATAA
- a CDS encoding ClpP family protease — protein sequence MSFQMNDDDNKPEKEKGNNSSSLVEKIQQLGQSNVPQAPDSNIHVLSIIGQVEGHVQLPPQNKTTKYEHLLPQLIAIEQNPKIEGLVILLNTVGGDVEAGLALAEMISSLSKPTVSIVLGGGHSIGVPIAVATDHSFIVPTATMTIHPIRLTGLVIGVPQTFEYLDKMQERVIDFVVNHSNIKEDKFKELMFAKGNLTRDIGTNVVGKDAVEFGLINDVGGVKEAMEKLNELIGPKQKAGEDKS from the coding sequence ATGAGTTTTCAAATGAATGATGATGATAACAAACCAGAAAAGGAAAAAGGTAATAATTCGTCTTCGTTGGTTGAAAAAATCCAACAGCTTGGACAATCAAATGTTCCACAAGCACCGGATTCGAATATTCATGTGCTTTCTATTATTGGTCAGGTAGAAGGACATGTGCAGCTTCCTCCTCAAAATAAAACAACAAAATATGAACATCTGTTACCACAATTAATTGCGATTGAACAAAATCCTAAAATAGAGGGACTTGTTATATTGTTAAATACAGTTGGTGGGGATGTAGAGGCCGGTTTAGCACTTGCTGAAATGATTTCTTCCTTATCTAAACCAACAGTGTCTATTGTACTTGGTGGCGGGCACTCTATTGGGGTTCCTATAGCGGTTGCTACTGATCACTCCTTTATCGTACCGACAGCAACAATGACCATACACCCAATACGTTTAACCGGTCTAGTAATTGGTGTACCACAGACATTTGAATACTTAGATAAAATGCAAGAAAGAGTTATTGACTTTGTCGTAAATCATTCGAACATTAAAGAAGACAAATTCAAGGAATTAATGTTTGCGAAGGGAAATTTGACACGAGATATTGGAACAAATGTAGTTGGCAAAGATGCAGTTGAGTTTGGTTTAATTAATGATGTTGGTGGTGTTAAAGAAGCAATGGAAAAATTAAATGAGTTAATTGGACCAAAACAAAAGGCAGGAGAAGATAAATCATGA
- a CDS encoding YlzJ-like family protein codes for MILYTPLSYHDVFPADPSSYQNVEPVVYQGKTVYATRQENGNYQINQLLSTDPNDYLNDDFLPGRIIS; via the coding sequence ATGATTTTATACACGCCACTAAGTTATCATGATGTATTCCCGGCTGATCCAAGTTCCTATCAGAATGTGGAACCGGTAGTGTATCAAGGAAAAACCGTTTATGCTACACGCCAAGAAAATGGCAACTATCAAATTAATCAATTATTATCAACAGATCCAAATGATTACTTAAATGATGATTTTTTACCTGGAAGAATTATTAGCTGA
- the dapG gene encoding aspartate kinase produces the protein MQVMVQKFGGTSVQSAENREHVIRHIREALVQEYKLVVVVSALGRKPDPYATDSLLGLVDFPTNTNSPRELDLLMSCGEVISSVVLSNELQKNHISTVALTGAQAGFVTNEDFNRAKIKEVNPSRILKELETHDVVVVAGFQGQSESGEITTIGRGGSDTSAAALGVALAAERIEIFTDVEGIMTADPRVVKNARPLDVVTYTEICNLAYQGAKVIHPRAVEIAMQGKIPMRIRSTYSEQLGTLVTSSRVHELGMDIPDRMITGIAHISPVTQIKVQTKESAYRVQSEVFKAMAEAGISVDFINISPTGVVYTVPENLTTKAIEILEMLGFHPEVTEGCAKVSAVGAGMSGVPGVASKIVQALTDSGVQILQSADSHTTIWVLVHNDDLVTAVNALHDVFDLSVTEELQES, from the coding sequence GTGCAAGTGATGGTCCAAAAATTTGGAGGAACTTCGGTACAATCCGCAGAAAATAGAGAGCATGTCATTCGTCATATTCGTGAGGCATTAGTGCAAGAATATAAACTCGTAGTTGTAGTATCTGCTTTAGGTAGAAAACCAGATCCTTATGCGACTGATAGTTTACTTGGACTTGTAGACTTCCCAACCAATACAAATTCACCACGTGAACTTGACTTACTTATGTCTTGTGGAGAGGTAATTTCTTCTGTAGTTTTATCGAATGAACTTCAAAAAAACCATATTTCTACGGTTGCTTTAACTGGAGCGCAGGCAGGCTTTGTTACGAATGAAGATTTCAATCGAGCAAAAATAAAAGAAGTGAATCCTTCTAGAATCTTAAAAGAATTGGAAACACACGATGTTGTAGTTGTAGCTGGATTTCAGGGACAAAGTGAGTCTGGTGAAATAACTACTATCGGACGTGGAGGTAGTGACACTTCTGCTGCAGCTCTAGGTGTTGCTTTAGCTGCAGAAAGAATTGAAATTTTTACGGATGTGGAAGGTATAATGACTGCTGATCCACGTGTTGTAAAAAATGCCAGGCCACTCGATGTTGTAACGTATACAGAAATATGTAACTTGGCCTATCAAGGAGCAAAAGTAATTCATCCACGTGCAGTAGAAATTGCAATGCAAGGGAAAATTCCGATGCGAATCCGGTCAACCTATTCCGAACAGTTAGGTACATTAGTTACTTCATCTCGAGTTCATGAGCTTGGAATGGATATACCTGATCGGATGATTACTGGTATTGCACATATTTCACCAGTAACGCAAATTAAAGTTCAGACGAAAGAATCAGCTTATCGTGTCCAATCAGAAGTATTTAAAGCGATGGCCGAAGCAGGTATATCGGTTGATTTTATTAACATATCACCGACTGGTGTCGTCTATACAGTTCCAGAAAATTTAACAACCAAAGCAATTGAGATACTAGAAATGTTAGGTTTCCATCCAGAGGTAACGGAAGGGTGTGCCAAAGTATCTGCAGTAGGAGCAGGAATGAGTGGCGTTCCTGGTGTTGCATCTAAAATCGTGCAGGCATTAACCGATTCTGGTGTGCAAATTCTGCAGTCTGCAGATAGTCATACCACGATTTGGGTATTAGTGCATAATGATGATTTAGTCACTGCAGTAAATGCATTGCATGATGTATTTGACCTTAGTGTTACCGAAGAACTACAAGAAAGCTAA
- the asd gene encoding aspartate-semialdehyde dehydrogenase, producing the protein MTQETKYNVAVVGATGAVGQKIIELLQDKSFPINNLKLLSSKRSAGSTVTVNGKEIIVEEATPESFEGVDIALFSAGGSVSKRLAPEAVKRGAVVVDNTSAYRMDQDVPLVVPEVNPEDLKKHQGIIANPNCSTIQMVAALQPIKEKYGLNKIIVSTYQAVSGAGNEAIDELKTQSQQQLNGEALEANLLPVKGDEKHFPIAFNALPQIDVFQENGYTFEEMKMINETKKILHDDALHVAATCVRLPFVTSHAESVYVEIDEAGVQVKDIWNLLESADGIILEDNPTSQTYPTPLSAEGKEEVFVGRVRKDLDEDKGFHLWVVSDNLLKGAAWNTVQIAQTLIKNQWLKK; encoded by the coding sequence ATGACACAGGAAACAAAGTATAACGTGGCAGTAGTTGGCGCGACAGGCGCGGTAGGACAAAAAATCATCGAATTATTACAAGACAAATCATTCCCAATTAACAATTTAAAATTACTCTCGTCAAAACGTTCAGCTGGTTCTACTGTTACCGTAAATGGCAAAGAAATTATTGTAGAAGAGGCTACACCCGAATCTTTTGAAGGGGTAGATATTGCTCTATTTTCTGCTGGTGGTTCTGTATCCAAGCGACTTGCTCCAGAAGCAGTAAAAAGAGGTGCAGTAGTAGTAGATAATACGAGTGCTTACCGTATGGATCAGGATGTACCTTTGGTTGTTCCAGAAGTAAATCCGGAAGACTTAAAAAAACATCAAGGAATTATTGCAAATCCTAACTGCTCTACTATACAAATGGTAGCTGCATTACAACCTATCAAAGAAAAGTACGGTTTAAATAAAATTATTGTTTCTACCTATCAGGCAGTTTCTGGTGCGGGAAATGAAGCAATTGATGAATTAAAGACACAATCACAGCAACAACTTAATGGCGAAGCATTGGAAGCAAATTTACTTCCTGTAAAAGGTGATGAAAAACATTTCCCTATCGCTTTTAATGCTTTACCACAAATTGATGTATTCCAAGAAAATGGATATACATTTGAAGAAATGAAAATGATTAATGAAACAAAGAAAATCTTACATGATGATGCATTACATGTAGCAGCAACATGTGTACGTCTTCCTTTTGTTACTTCTCATGCAGAGAGTGTGTATGTGGAAATAGATGAAGCCGGAGTACAAGTAAAAGATATTTGGAATTTATTAGAATCCGCAGATGGAATTATCCTAGAGGATAATCCAACCAGTCAGACATATCCTACTCCGTTATCAGCTGAAGGAAAAGAAGAAGTGTTTGTTGGTCGTGTGCGTAAAGATTTAGATGAAGATAAAGGATTCCATCTCTGGGTAGTATCTGATAATCTATTAAAAGGGGCAGCTTGGAATACAGTCCAAATTGCACAAACATTAATTAAGAATCAATGGTTAAAAAAATAA
- a CDS encoding YkoP family protein, with product MRNYLLDVWNIIDPIYYTCSRLHSVSENDQKNSNNTLFRVRLTNYLGNDVVLQDGTIIHKHDLLLKIHLHNVKILNELRKTDNQFKKALYIYHEIKRGLPMLANYISLHEKSNEIKGIIGITSLSQGANKLGFEVFDIKNTYYRTYKKYAISPMNFIANTSIKAPVYLLMSKNKLINTYHFSRI from the coding sequence ATGAGAAATTATTTATTAGATGTCTGGAATATAATTGATCCAATATATTACACATGTTCACGATTACATAGCGTATCTGAAAATGATCAGAAGAATAGTAATAATACGTTGTTTCGAGTTCGGTTAACTAATTATCTAGGAAATGACGTAGTTCTGCAAGACGGCACTATTATTCATAAACATGATCTATTGTTGAAAATACATCTTCATAATGTAAAGATACTAAATGAATTGCGTAAAACCGATAATCAGTTTAAAAAAGCTTTATATATTTACCATGAAATAAAACGTGGGCTACCTATGTTGGCAAATTATATAAGTCTTCATGAAAAAAGTAATGAAATTAAGGGGATCATAGGAATTACCTCATTGTCCCAGGGTGCGAATAAGTTAGGATTTGAAGTATTTGACATTAAGAATACTTACTATCGTACGTATAAAAAATACGCAATCTCTCCAATGAATTTTATCGCAAATACAAGTATCAAAGCTCCCGTTTATTTATTGATGTCTAAAAACAAATTAATTAATACTTACCATTTTTCTAGGATTTGA
- the dpaB gene encoding dipicolinate synthase subunit B has translation MTLNGKRIGFGLTGSHHTFEHIFPKIEELISLDAEVIVFATETVQYTDTKHGKAADHIERLEEITGHPVIRTIPEAEPFGPDRPLDVMVVAPLTGNSMSKFAHAHTDNSVLMAAKSTLRNNQPVVLGMTTNDALGLNAVNLATLLNSKNIYFIPFGQDHPFKKPNSLSAKLDFLIPTVEEALQGKQLQPIIVPYQE, from the coding sequence ATGACTCTTAATGGTAAACGAATTGGATTTGGGTTAACTGGTTCTCATCATACGTTTGAACACATATTTCCTAAAATTGAGGAACTTATCTCACTGGATGCTGAAGTGATTGTTTTTGCTACAGAAACCGTTCAATATACAGATACGAAGCATGGAAAAGCAGCTGATCATATAGAGCGTTTAGAGGAAATTACAGGACATCCCGTCATTCGTACCATTCCAGAAGCAGAACCTTTTGGTCCTGATCGTCCGTTAGATGTTATGGTTGTCGCTCCACTAACAGGTAACTCAATGAGTAAATTTGCACATGCTCATACGGATAACAGTGTATTAATGGCAGCGAAATCAACATTACGAAATAATCAACCTGTCGTATTAGGTATGACAACAAATGATGCATTAGGACTAAATGCTGTAAATCTAGCTACTTTATTAAATAGCAAAAATATCTATTTCATTCCGTTTGGGCAAGATCATCCTTTTAAAAAACCAAACTCACTATCTGCAAAATTAGATTTTCTAATCCCTACAGTAGAAGAAGCGTTACAAGGGAAACAACTTCAGCCGATAATTGTACCTTATCAAGAGTAA
- the dpaA gene encoding dipicolinic acid synthetase subunit A → MNRLIAVIGGDARYLELIKQLKNVPNNKLLLCGFDKLEQGFTGLNELELDELDPSTLDVVILPITGIDQNGKVETVFTDKEIHLEPNWFQQLKKTCVVFTGITNDYLTEQTKNSGVKLIPLLERDDVAIYNSIPTAEGAIMMAFEQTDQTIHSSRVMVVGFGRVGNTVANKFSALGAHVSVCARSIKDLARITEMGLQAIPLSKMAEYTSECDILINTIPALVVTKESIQHLPTNAVIIDLASKPGGTDFTYAKRRGINAILARSLPGIVAPRTAGKILADVVNQILDEERSES, encoded by the coding sequence ATGAATCGATTAATAGCAGTAATTGGTGGAGATGCAAGATATTTAGAGCTTATTAAGCAATTAAAAAATGTGCCAAATAATAAGCTTCTTTTATGTGGATTTGATAAATTAGAACAAGGTTTTACAGGTTTAAATGAATTAGAATTAGATGAGCTAGATCCCTCGACTTTAGACGTGGTTATATTACCGATTACAGGTATAGATCAGAATGGAAAAGTCGAAACGGTCTTTACTGATAAAGAGATTCATTTAGAACCTAATTGGTTTCAACAGTTGAAGAAAACGTGTGTTGTGTTCACAGGAATAACGAATGACTATTTAACAGAACAAACGAAAAATTCAGGAGTAAAACTAATTCCATTATTAGAACGGGATGATGTGGCCATTTATAATTCCATTCCAACAGCAGAAGGTGCAATTATGATGGCATTTGAACAAACAGATCAAACGATTCATTCATCACGGGTGATGGTGGTTGGTTTTGGAAGAGTAGGAAACACAGTAGCAAATAAGTTTTCTGCTTTAGGTGCACACGTGTCTGTATGTGCTAGAAGTATAAAGGATCTGGCGCGTATTACGGAAATGGGCTTACAAGCAATTCCGTTGAGCAAGATGGCAGAATATACGTCTGAGTGTGATATTTTGATTAACACAATCCCTGCACTCGTTGTTACGAAGGAATCTATACAACATTTACCAACCAATGCAGTGATTATAGATTTAGCATCAAAACCAGGAGGTACAGATTTTACGTATGCAAAGAGAAGAGGTATTAATGCTATATTAGCGAGAAGTCTTCCGGGAATTGTTGCTCCAAGAACAGCTGGGAAAATCTTGGCAGATGTCGTTAATCAGATATTAGATGAGGAGAGGAGCGAATCATGA
- a CDS encoding GntR family transcriptional regulator — protein MSIRADARHLYLQVIDEIRKEIDRGVYLENEKLPSEYELSKHLGVSRATLREALRILEEDNVVTRRHGVGTFVNPKPIFSSGIEELTSVTQMIEQSGKVAGTQYLSAEVVQATDEDRSKFNNQSLTSLSKIERVRTADNDPVVFCIDKIPTKLIPIEVLRDEASIFNVFESYTKKRVAYAVTYIEPVSYHDRIYSILNYASDQPLLLLKQVHYTSDDEPVLYSSNYFRADTFSFYVLRKRV, from the coding sequence ATGTCTATTCGTGCGGATGCAAGACATTTATATTTACAAGTTATTGATGAAATTCGAAAAGAAATTGATAGAGGCGTTTACCTAGAAAATGAAAAACTCCCATCGGAATATGAATTGTCAAAGCATTTAGGTGTTTCAAGAGCTACCTTAAGGGAAGCACTTCGTATTTTAGAGGAGGATAATGTAGTAACTAGGAGACATGGTGTAGGAACTTTTGTAAATCCAAAGCCGATTTTTTCATCTGGGATTGAAGAGCTAACGAGCGTTACACAGATGATTGAACAATCTGGAAAAGTAGCAGGTACACAATATTTATCTGCTGAAGTTGTCCAAGCAACCGATGAAGATCGCTCCAAATTTAACAATCAGTCATTAACATCATTATCTAAAATTGAACGTGTTCGTACGGCTGATAATGATCCTGTAGTGTTTTGTATTGATAAGATTCCAACTAAGTTGATTCCGATTGAAGTATTACGAGATGAAGCGTCCATTTTTAATGTGTTTGAATCCTATACGAAGAAACGTGTTGCATATGCGGTTACATATATTGAACCGGTAAGCTATCATGACCGAATTTATAGTATTTTAAATTATGCATCTGATCAACCGTTACTATTATTAAAGCAAGTGCATTATACGAGTGATGATGAACCAGTTCTATATTCATCTAATTATTTTCGAGCAGATACATTTAGCTTTTATGTATTACGAAAACGTGTTTAA